TCCGCCGTGCTCCACCGGTCCCGCAGCTCCTGTTCCGTCAGGGACGCCTGCTCGAGGTCCGCCGGGATCTCCGGCTCCGGCGTCGCGGCCTGTGCGATGATGGTCGCGAACAGGGAGTCGCGGTCGAATGGAAGGAACTGAACTTCCAGGTCGTCCACCACTTCGGACGCGGCTTCGTCGGCCGTCACCTGCACGGTGATTCTGCTGCCGCAGGCGGCCAGCAACGGGAGGATCGCCAGAAGCGGGATAGCCACACGCAACTTCGACATCAATCGAACTCCAGTTGGGGTGTCCGGATAAGTGGGCGGAATCTACGAGGCTCCTGCTAGGGGCGGTAGCTGTCAAGGAAATAGCCGACCGGGTTCACCGGGCGGCCGTTGACCCAGACCTCGTAGTGGAGATTGGGACCCGTGGCCGTCCCGGAGACGCCGACCTCCCCGAGCATATCGCCACGCCGGACCTGTTCGCCGACGCGAACCGCGATGCGGCCGAGGTGGGCGTAGCGGCTCTCATAGCCATCGCCGTGATCGATTTCGACGATGCGGCCGTACCCGCTCTTCGAGCCGGCGAAAGTGACCCGCCCCGCCCCCGCCGCGACCACGGGACTTCCGAAATCGGCCGAAATGTCGACCGCGGTATGCGGACGCCGGAGCCCGAGCAGCGGATGCAGCCGGTTGTGGCTGAAGCCCGACGAGAGGAAGGAACCCTCCGCCATGACCGGCCAGATCGAGGGTATGCGCTGGTACCGCTCGCGCTGCGTTCCGAGGGAATCCGCCGCCTCGGTGAGACTGCTTCGAAGCAGGTCCGCGCGTCGCAGCAACTGATCGATGTCGACCGCGACATCGCCGGCTTCCCGCGCCAGGTCCGGGGCGATCTCGAAGAACTCGTCGTTCGTCGGATCGACGCCGCCGGGACCGCCGACGCCGACCGAGTAGACCTCGGGGTCGAGCAGCGGAAGGCCGGCGACGAGCCGGAATCTCTGTTCCCGCACGGAGAGGTCGTCGAGCGCCCGGCTGAGCTGTCCGCTGCGGCGCTCCATCGCCTGCAGGCTGCTGATCAGCTCCCGATTCTCGGCCCGATAGCGCGCAAGCTGCTCCGCCGCATCCTGCCGCCCCAGCACGCTGGCGACGAAGGCGGATGCCATCATCAGGAGCACGGCGGCCGCGATTCCGGCAGCTTTCGCGCGGCGTTTCTCCACGCGGTAGCTGCGTGCGCGCCCTCCACTCCCGGGCAGTATCTGTATCGTCCAGTACGAAGGCGTTTTCAAGTTTTTCAACCGTAAGGAGGAGCTTCCGGCGGGTCGCCGCGCCACGGCAACGACCCGTCTGCAGCCACAACATCGACCGCTAAAGTTAGCCGCGGACGGCAACCAGTGTCAACGTTTTACCCACCAGGGACGGGAGCGTTCCGGCGGAAGCGTTCGCGGCGGAAGCGGGCCTCGGGAGGCGGGCGGGCGGGCGATCAGGGGCGCGGGAAGAGCACGCCGCCCGGACGCACCGTCCGGAGCCCGGCCACGGACGGCTCGAGACGCGCGAAGGCCGGCGGCGATCCGTCGCCTCCCAGCGTCCCCCAGAGTTCGGCGGCCTTCCGCGGGGTGAAGGGGGCGAGCATCGCGGCGACCGCGCCGAGCGCCGCGATGAGCTGCGACAGCACCCCGTCGAGCGCGTCCGCGTCCGCGCCCTCCTCGCGCTCCGCCTTCGCGAGCGCCCACGGTTTCGTCTCGTCCACGAACCCGTTCGCAGCGCGCACGACGTCGAACGCCGCCGCCAGCCCCTTGTGCAGCAGGTAGCCCTCCATCGCCGCGCGGTACTCCGCGAGGGCGACCGCCGCCCTGTCCGCGAGTTCTCCGCCCCGCGCCGGGGGCACAGCCCCTCCGCGGTACCTGGAGACCATCGAGACCACGCGGTTCAGGAGGTTGCCGAGGTCGTTCGCGAGATCCGTCGTGTAGCGGCGGTCGAACTGCTCGATGAAGGCTTCCGTCGAGGGGTAGTCGCGGTCGCCGTCCCAGGGCACCTCCCGCAGCAGGAAGTACCGCAGCGCGTCCGGCCCGTGCCGTTCGATGAGTTCGACGAGGCCCAGTTCCGTTCCCGCCGACTTCGAGAGCTTGGCCCCGCCGATCTTGATGAAGCCGTGCCCCCACACGCTCTTCGCCGGCTCCACGCCCGCCGCGAGCAGCATCGCCGGCCAGTACACGCAGTGGAAGCGCGTGATGTCCTTGCCGATGATGTGGAGGTCCGCGGGCCAGAACTTCCCGAACGTCTCGCCGTCCGGATAGCCGATCGCCGTGATGTAGTTCGACAGCGCGTCGAACCACACGTAGACCGTATGCCCCTCATCCCCCGGAAAAGGGACGCCCCAGCGAATCCTGGAGCGGGAGGCGGAGATGTCGTCGAGTCCGGATTCCAGCAGCCGCGTGATCTCGTTGCGCCGCGTACGGGGCCGCACGGAGTCCGGATCGTTCCGCAGGCGTTCGAGGAGGGTGTCCCGGTAGTCGGAGAGCTTGAAGAACCAGTTCTCCTCCTCCGTCCACTCGATCTCGCGCCCGGGGTGGAGCGGGCAGCGCCCGTCCTCGAGTTCCTCGTCCTTCTTGAAGGCTTCGCACCCGGCGCAGTAGTGGCCCTCGTACTTCGCGCGGCGGAAGTCCCCGTTCTCGGCGATCCGCTCCATGAGCGCGGTCACGCCGCGGTGGTGGCGCGGTTCCGAGGTCCGGATGAAGTCGTCGTTCGACAGGCCCAGGCGGCGCCAGACGTCCAGGAACGCCTCGGCGATCCGGTCGACCCATTCCGCGGGGGCCGATCCCTGCTTCTCCGCCTCCTGCTGGACCTTCTGCCCGTGCTCGTCCATCCCGATGAGGAAATGGACGTCGTCCCCGCAGGCGCGCCGGTACCGGGCGACCACGTCGGCGCCGATCTTCTCGATCGCGTGTCCCAGGTGCGGGTCGCCGTTCGAGTAGTCGATCGCCGTCGTGAGATAGAATCGAGACACTGGCAGTCCGTGGCGGGGTTTCGTCGGGGGCTGCTTAGCGGCGGTCCAGCTCGGCGCGCCGCGCCTCGCGCCTCTCGTCCTTCAGCTGGGCGAGCGGAATCGTGCGGATCTCTCCATCCCCCGCCTGCAGCGACACCGTCTCCTCGAACAGATCCCACGACTTCACGTCCTCGCGGCCCTTCGCGGTCCGGATCGTCCGGCCCACGGGCGGGAAGCGCTTCTTCGCCTGCGCGTACACGGCGTGCTCGTAGCGGAGGCAGTTCATGAGACGGCCGCAGGCGCCCGAAATCTGGCTCGGGTTGAGGGAGAGGCCCTGGTCCTTCGCGAGCTGCAGCGTGACGGGTTCGATGGAAGTGAGCCACGAGCGGCAGCAGAGTTCGCGGCGGCAGCGGCCGAGCCCCCCGAGACGGCGTGCCTCGTCGCGGACGCCGATCTGCCGGAGGTCGATCCGGGTGCGGAAGGAGCGGGCCATGTCCCGCACGAGGGCGCGGAAGTCGACCCGCTTCTCCGCGGTGAAGTAGACCGTGAGCTTGTTGCGGTCCCACTGCCACTCCGCCTCGCTCACCTTCATCCGCAGCCGGTGCTTCATCGCGAGTTCGCGGGTGCGCCGGCGCACCTCGAGTTCCTGGTCGCGCAACTGCTGCAGCCGCAGGACGTCGGCCGGCGCGGCGCGGCGGATCACGCGGCGGGACGGCGGCGGGACGGCGCGTTCGCCCACGCTGTCGCAGCCCCCCTCACAGGCCAGGTCCCTGGCGGAGGCCGCGCGCTTCACCCACCCGATGTCCTGCCCGCGGTCGGCTTCCACGACGACGTACTCCCGCTCGGCCAGCGGGGGGACGCCGCTGAAGGCGAAGAAGTCGGAGCGAAGGCCCTTGAACTGGACCTCGAGGATCTGGCTCCGTCCGCCCGTCGCGGGACCCTGCGACGCGACGGGATCCGGCGTCGCCGCGGGGCTCGGGGGCGCGGCGGGACTCGGGGGCGCCACGGGGTCGGGCCCGGGCCGACGCCCGGGGGGGGCGCCGTTGCCGGGCTCGCCGCCGGGGCGCGCGGGACGGGGGGGGCGCGGCCGCACGGGGCGCGGCCGCCGGCCCTCGCTCACCTCTCCTCCCAGGCGCCGATGGCGTAGTACTTGTCCCGCCGTGCTTCGACGAGGTCGCCCGGCTCCAGCTTCGCGAGCTCCCGCAGGTGGCGCCGGATCGCGGCGCCCATCGCTTCGACCGCCGCCTCCCGATCCGTGTGCGCCCCTCCCCGGGGCTCCGGGATGACGTGATCCACGACGCCCAGATCCTGCAGGTCGCGGGCGGTAAGCTTGAGCGCCTCCGCCGCCTTGTCGGAGTGCTCGCGGCTCCGCCACAGGATCGCGGCGCACCCCTCGGGCGAGATCACGGAATAGATCGCGTTCTCCATCATCAGGACGCGGTCCGCCACGCCGATCCCAAGGGCGCCGCCCGAGCCTCCTTCGCCGATGACGCAGCTCACGATGGGGACGCGCAGGCCCGCCATCACGGCGAGGTTGCGGGCGATCGCCTCCGCCTGGCCCCGCTCCTCCGCGCCGATGCCGGGATACGCCCCCTGCGTGTCGATGAAGGTGATGACGGGGCGGCCGAACTTCTCGGCCAGCCGCAGCAGGCGCTTCGCCTTGCGGTATCCCTCCGGGTGGGGAGAACCGAAGTTGCGGCGCAGGTTCTCCTTCATCTCCCGGCCCTTCTGGTGCCCGATGACCATGATGGAGCGGCCGTCGAGCTTGAGCCAGCCGCCGACGATCGCCGGGTCGTCGCGGAAGACCCGGTCGCCTCTCAGTTCGAAGAAGTCCGTGCCGATGCCCTGGATGTAGTCGAGCGAGAAGGGGCGGTCCTGGTTGCGGGCGAGCTTTACGCGGTCGAAACGCGA
This genomic window from Candidatus Palauibacter polyketidifaciens contains:
- a CDS encoding M23 family metallopeptidase, giving the protein MKTPSYWTIQILPGSGGRARSYRVEKRRAKAAGIAAAVLLMMASAFVASVLGRQDAAEQLARYRAENRELISSLQAMERRSGQLSRALDDLSVREQRFRLVAGLPLLDPEVYSVGVGGPGGVDPTNDEFFEIAPDLAREAGDVAVDIDQLLRRADLLRSSLTEAADSLGTQRERYQRIPSIWPVMAEGSFLSSGFSHNRLHPLLGLRRPHTAVDISADFGSPVVAAGAGRVTFAGSKSGYGRIVEIDHGDGYESRYAHLGRIAVRVGEQVRRGDMLGEVGVSGTATGPNLHYEVWVNGRPVNPVGYFLDSYRP
- the metG gene encoding methionine--tRNA ligase; the encoded protein is MSRFYLTTAIDYSNGDPHLGHAIEKIGADVVARYRRACGDDVHFLIGMDEHGQKVQQEAEKQGSAPAEWVDRIAEAFLDVWRRLGLSNDDFIRTSEPRHHRGVTALMERIAENGDFRRAKYEGHYCAGCEAFKKDEELEDGRCPLHPGREIEWTEEENWFFKLSDYRDTLLERLRNDPDSVRPRTRRNEITRLLESGLDDISASRSRIRWGVPFPGDEGHTVYVWFDALSNYITAIGYPDGETFGKFWPADLHIIGKDITRFHCVYWPAMLLAAGVEPAKSVWGHGFIKIGGAKLSKSAGTELGLVELIERHGPDALRYFLLREVPWDGDRDYPSTEAFIEQFDRRYTTDLANDLGNLLNRVVSMVSRYRGGAVPPARGGELADRAAVALAEYRAAMEGYLLHKGLAAAFDVVRAANGFVDETKPWALAKAEREEGADADALDGVLSQLIAALGAVAAMLAPFTPRKAAELWGTLGGDGSPPAFARLEPSVAGLRTVRPGGVLFPRP
- the ricT gene encoding regulatory iron-sulfur-containing complex subunit RicT is translated as MSEGRRPRPVRPRPPRPARPGGEPGNGAPPGRRPGPDPVAPPSPAAPPSPAATPDPVASQGPATGGRSQILEVQFKGLRSDFFAFSGVPPLAEREYVVVEADRGQDIGWVKRAASARDLACEGGCDSVGERAVPPPSRRVIRRAAPADVLRLQQLRDQELEVRRRTRELAMKHRLRMKVSEAEWQWDRNKLTVYFTAEKRVDFRALVRDMARSFRTRIDLRQIGVRDEARRLGGLGRCRRELCCRSWLTSIEPVTLQLAKDQGLSLNPSQISGACGRLMNCLRYEHAVYAQAKKRFPPVGRTIRTAKGREDVKSWDLFEETVSLQAGDGEIRTIPLAQLKDERREARRAELDRR
- a CDS encoding acetyl-CoA carboxylase carboxyltransferase subunit alpha; the encoded protein is MSIEHEGLAELRSHVEELRNKAKESGIDVSAELGPLEAQLAAAHDEAMARLSRFDRVKLARNQDRPFSLDYIQGIGTDFFELRGDRVFRDDPAIVGGWLKLDGRSIMVIGHQKGREMKENLRRNFGSPHPEGYRKAKRLLRLAEKFGRPVITFIDTQGAYPGIGAEERGQAEAIARNLAVMAGLRVPIVSCVIGEGGSGGALGIGVADRVLMMENAIYSVISPEGCAAILWRSREHSDKAAEALKLTARDLQDLGVVDHVIPEPRGGAHTDREAAVEAMGAAIRRHLRELAKLEPGDLVEARRDKYYAIGAWEER